The nucleotide window TGGAAATAGCCAATTACTGACGATCGATCTCCCGGCCCGTTAATCTTTTAAAAACCTCCCCCGATCAGGCAGTTACGGCACAGATACAATCCCCCAACAACCTATCGACGAATTCCGCACAAGGAATCGTATTACCGCGTGAATAGGCCAAAAGAACAATCTTGATCAGTATTTTGGGGGAATAGGCGGGAGCTCCGGTCTCATCGTTTTTATAACGGGCATTGAATACGGAAAGATCCAGCTCGTTGTCCACCAGGAAGTTCAGGGTGTATTCAAAGGTTCCTTTCCGGATCTGATGCGAGAGATGGATCGGGGCAAATATCCCCTGAGCAGTGGATTACGGCTTGAAGTTTGGCATTGTAATATCCGGTGCAGAAGGTGAGGGGTGCTCATGCAATAAACACTCGGATCTCACAGCATTTCACCTAACAATTCCAGCTATTTATACTTTTTCTACAGGCTCAACGTTTTGGGTAACAAGCGGGCCGCCAAAACTTGCCGCGTCAGCGCCGCGAACGTTCTTCCCGTCTGGTATGCGCTTGTTATGCCTTATTTCTTCTGTCGGCAAAATTTGTTTGCCATGCCGAACAGTAAGTACAGATATTTTGCTTTTATCTACCCGGTAGATAATTCTGTAATTTCCATAAATCAACTCTCGAAAGTCTTCTCTATGTGTTTCCGGAACTATTCGGCCACTTTTAGGTGATGATTTGAGGAGTTGAACCTTGTCAAATAAAGTTTCTACCCAACTTGTGGCTGCTGAGGGATTGTCTTGAGCAATGTATTCCGCAATTTCTGTTGTCCTGTCTATTGCGAGGGGAGACCAAATGATTCTCATTTTCAAATCCGCCCTAAAATTGCTGCTTTTGCTTCATTATGATCAATGCCACTCCCAGCATCAATTTGTGCTATGGAAGTTTGTACGTCCTCCAATAATTCCATTTTTTCTTGCATGGCCTCATACGCTGCTACGTCAAGCAGCACCGCAACACCTTTGCCGTGTTGGGTAATAACTAAAGGTCTTTTTGTGTCATGTACTTGTTTCAGGAAAGAAGCAATTCCAGTTCTGAATTCTGACATG belongs to Pseudomonadota bacterium and includes:
- a CDS encoding type II toxin-antitoxin system RelE/ParE family toxin codes for the protein MRIIWSPLAIDRTTEIAEYIAQDNPSAATSWVETLFDKVQLLKSSPKSGRIVPETHREDFRELIYGNYRIIYRVDKSKISVLTVRHGKQILPTEEIRHNKRIPDGKNVRGADAASFGGPLVTQNVEPVEKV
- a CDS encoding type II toxin-antitoxin system Phd/YefM family antitoxin codes for the protein MQRLKIDQDIRPMSEFRTGIASFLKQVHDTKRPLVITQHGKGVAVLLDVAAYEAMQEKMELLEDVQTSIAQIDAGSGIDHNEAKAAILGRI